From the genome of Clavibacter nebraskensis NCPPB 2581:
GACGCCCGCCGACGGCACCACCACCAGCACCACCGCACCGGGAGAGGGGGACGAGGGATGACGGACCAGGTCGAGACCGCCCAGGAGGACACCGTGCAGGCGCCCGCCCAGGTGTGGGCCGAGATGGTGGAGGGCAACGCGCGCTTCGTCTCCGGCACCCCCGAGCACCCGCGCCAGGACGTCGAGCGCCGCGCCGCGCTCGCCCACGTGCAGCGCCCGGTCGCCGCGCTGTTCGGCTGCAGCGACTCGCGCCTCGCGGCCGAGATCATCTTCGACAAGGGCCTCGGCGACCTCTTCGTGATCCGCAACGCCGGCCAGATCATCTCCGACTCCGTGCTCGGCAGCCTCGAGTACGCCGTCGCCGTGCTGGGCGTGCCGCTCATCGTGGTGCTCGGGCACGACGAGTGCGGTGCCGTGCGCGCCGCCATCGAGAGCGCGGCGCCGGGCGCCGAGGCGCTGCCGCCGCACATCGCGAACCTCATCGCCCCCATCGCGCCGGCCGTCCGCCGCGTCGCGGGCGACCACGTCGTACCCAGCGACGTCGACGCGGGCGAGGTCGGCCGCCAGCACCTGCGCGGCACCGTGACCCGCATGCTGGAGGCCTCCGAGATGATCTCCGACCGGGTGGCGGCCGGTAGCCTGGCCATCGTCGGCGCCAACTACAAGCTCCTCGAGGGCACCGCGGTGCCCGACGTCATCGTGGGCGACATCCCTCGCTAGAGGACCGCCCGCGCTGACCTGCGCGACCCGGGCCCGCGGGGCCCGGCGCATCACCCGTCCCGAAGGAGAGAGAAACAGCGTGGTCGACACTTCCCCCGGATCCGACAGCAGCTCGGCGGACGAGTTCCGCATCGAGCACGACACGATGGGCGAGGTGCGGGTCCCCCGGCACGCGCTGTACGCCGCCCAGACGCAGCGCGCCGTCGAGAACTTCCCCATCTCCGGCCGCGGGCTCGAGCCCGCGCAGATCCAGGCGCTCGCCCGCATCAAGCGCGCCGCCGCGATCGTGAACGGCGAGATGGGCATCATCGACGCCGACGTGTCGGCCGCCATCGTCTCGGCCGCCGACGAGGTCGCGGCCGGATCCCACCACGAGCACTTCCCCATCGACGTGTACCAGACGGGCTCCGGCACGAGCTCGAACATGAACATGAACGAGGTCCTCGCGGCACTCGCGACCGCGACGCTCGGCAAGCCCGTGCACCCGAACGACCACGTCAACGCGTCGCAGTCGTCGAACGACGTCTTCCCCACCTCGGTGCACGTCGCCGTCACGGGCGCGCTCCTCGCCGAGCTGATCCCCGCGCTCGAGCACCTCGCCGAGGCCCTCGAGACCAAGGCCGACGCGTGGAAGGGGCTCGTCAAGGCGGGCCGCACGCACCTCATGGACGCGACGCCCGTCACGTTCGGCCAGGAGTTCGCCGGCTACGCGCGCCAGATCCGCCTCGGCATCGAGCGCGTGCGCACCGCGCTCCCCCGGGTCGCCGAGGTCCCGCTCGGCGGCACCGCCACCGGCACCGGCATCAACACCCCGGTCGGCTTCCCGCAGAAGGTGATCCGCGTGCTCGCGGACGACACCGGCCTGCCCGTCACCGAGGCGCTCGACCACTTCGAGGCGCAGGGCGCGCGCGACGGCCTCGTCGACGCGTCCGGCGCGCTGCGCACCCTCGCGGTGAGCCTCACCAAGATCTGCAACGACATCCGCTGGATGGGCTCGGGCCCGAACACCGGCCTCGGCGAGCTGCACATCCCCGACCTGCAGCCCGGGTCCTCGATCATGCCCGGCAAGGTCAACCCGGTCATCCCGGAGGCCGTGCTCATGGTGTGCGCGCGCGTCATCGGCAACGATGCCACCGTGGCGTGGGCGGGCGCGTCGGGCCTGTTCGAGCTCAACGTCGCGATCCCCGTCATGGGCTCGTCGCTGCTCGAGTCGATCCGCATCCTCGCCTCCTCCACGCGCCTGCTCGCCGACAAGACCGTCGACGGGCTGCGCGTCAACGAGGAGCACGCGCGGGCGCTCGCGGAGTCGTCGCCGTCGATCGTCACGCCGCTCAACCGCATCATCGGCTACGAGGCCGCGGCGAAGATCGCGAAGCACTCGGTCGCGCAGAAGATGACGGTGCGCGAGGCCGTCGTAGACCTCGGCTACGTCGAGCGCGGCGAAATCACCGAGGAGCAGCTCGACCAGGGCCTCGACGTGCTGCGGATGACGGCGCCCGGCCTGTAGCCGCCTCTCCCACGGACGCCGACGGGCGCCGATCCCCTCGGGGACCGGCGCCCGTCGTCATGCGCGGGGCGGGTGGATCACATGGGGTCGCCGTCGAGCAGCCCCGTGACGAGCGCCGCGATCGCGCTCCGCTCCGAGCGGGTGAGCGTGATGTGCCCGAACAGCTCGTGGCCCTTGAGCGTCTCAATGACGCTCGCGACGCCGTCGTGTCGGCCGACCCGCAGGTTGTCGCGCTGCGCCACGTCGTGCGTGAGCACCACGCGCGAGTTCTGGCCGATGCGGCTGAGCACCGTGAGCAGCACGTTGCGCTCGAGCGACTGCGCCTCGTCCACGATGACGAACGCGTCGTGCAGCGACCGCCCGCGGATGTGGGTGAGCGGCAGCACCTCGAGGATCCCCCGCTCCACCACCTCGTCCATGACGTTCTGCGAGACGACCGAGCCGAGGGTGTCGAACACGGCCTGCGCCCACGGGTTCATCTTCTCGGCGGCGTCGCCCGGCAGGTAGCCGAGCTCCTGGCCGCCCACCGCGTACAGCGGCCGGAAGACCATGATCTTGCGGTGCTGCTGCTTCTCCAGCACCGCCTCGAGCGCGGCGCAGAGGGCGAGCGCCGACTTGCCGGTGCCGGCGCTGCCGCCGAGGGAGACGATCCCCACCTCGCGGTCGAGCAGCAGGTCGATCGCGAGCCGCTGCTCCGCCGAGCGGCCCTTGAGGCCGAACACCTCGCGGTCGCCGCGCACCAGGTTCACCGTGCCGCGGCGGACGACCCGGCCGAGGGCGGATCCGCGGTCGGAGTGCAGCACGACGCCCGTGTTCACGGGCAGGTCCTGCACGACGCGCGTCTGCAGCGTCTCGCCGTCGTAGAGGTCGGCCATCTGCGCGCTGGAGAGCGTGACGTCGGCCATGCCGGTCCAGCCGCTGTCCACGGCGAGCTCGGCGCGGTACTCCTCCGCCTGGAGGCCGATGGAGGCGGCCTTCACGCGCAGCGGCATGTCCTTCGAGACGACCGTGACCGCGAGGCCCTCGGTCGACAGGTTGAGCGCGACCGCGAGGATCCGCGAGTCGTTGTCGCCGAGCTGCAGGCCGTTCGGGAGGCCCGACATGCTCGAGTGGTTGAGCTCGACCCGCAGCGTGCCGCCGGCCTCGCCCACCTCGATGGGGAAGTCGAGCCGCTCGTGCTCCTCGCGGAGCTGGTCGAGGAGGCGGAGGGCCTGCCGCGCGAAGTACCCGATCTCCGGGTCGTTCCGCTTCGCCTCGAGCTCGGTGATGACGATGACCGGGATCACCACCGCGTGCTCGGCGAAGCGGAAGAGCGCACGCGGGTCGGACAGGAGGACGGAGGTGTCGAGCACGTACGTGCGCTCGGCCTGCGGCGCCCCCTCCCCCCGGCTCGCGCGTCGTGCGGTGCTGCTCTGGCTGTCCATCGGGGCCACGGGCCACTCCATCCCCGAGCGGTCGCGCTCGGATCCTGACGGCGATCGGGCCACGGTGGCGAGAAGAGATCCCGCGGCCCTCTCGATCGGGCGCCATGCCCGATGAGTGCGAACCTACGTCGCGCACCGCCGACATGACCA
Proteins encoded in this window:
- a CDS encoding carbonic anhydrase, producing MTDQVETAQEDTVQAPAQVWAEMVEGNARFVSGTPEHPRQDVERRAALAHVQRPVAALFGCSDSRLAAEIIFDKGLGDLFVIRNAGQIISDSVLGSLEYAVAVLGVPLIVVLGHDECGAVRAAIESAAPGAEALPPHIANLIAPIAPAVRRVAGDHVVPSDVDAGEVGRQHLRGTVTRMLEASEMISDRVAAGSLAIVGANYKLLEGTAVPDVIVGDIPR
- a CDS encoding class II fumarate hydratase produces the protein MVDTSPGSDSSSADEFRIEHDTMGEVRVPRHALYAAQTQRAVENFPISGRGLEPAQIQALARIKRAAAIVNGEMGIIDADVSAAIVSAADEVAAGSHHEHFPIDVYQTGSGTSSNMNMNEVLAALATATLGKPVHPNDHVNASQSSNDVFPTSVHVAVTGALLAELIPALEHLAEALETKADAWKGLVKAGRTHLMDATPVTFGQEFAGYARQIRLGIERVRTALPRVAEVPLGGTATGTGINTPVGFPQKVIRVLADDTGLPVTEALDHFEAQGARDGLVDASGALRTLAVSLTKICNDIRWMGSGPNTGLGELHIPDLQPGSSIMPGKVNPVIPEAVLMVCARVIGNDATVAWAGASGLFELNVAIPVMGSSLLESIRILASSTRLLADKTVDGLRVNEEHARALAESSPSIVTPLNRIIGYEAAAKIAKHSVAQKMTVREAVVDLGYVERGEITEEQLDQGLDVLRMTAPGL
- a CDS encoding PhoH family protein, whose protein sequence is MDSQSSTARRASRGEGAPQAERTYVLDTSVLLSDPRALFRFAEHAVVIPVIVITELEAKRNDPEIGYFARQALRLLDQLREEHERLDFPIEVGEAGGTLRVELNHSSMSGLPNGLQLGDNDSRILAVALNLSTEGLAVTVVSKDMPLRVKAASIGLQAEEYRAELAVDSGWTGMADVTLSSAQMADLYDGETLQTRVVQDLPVNTGVVLHSDRGSALGRVVRRGTVNLVRGDREVFGLKGRSAEQRLAIDLLLDREVGIVSLGGSAGTGKSALALCAALEAVLEKQQHRKIMVFRPLYAVGGQELGYLPGDAAEKMNPWAQAVFDTLGSVVSQNVMDEVVERGILEVLPLTHIRGRSLHDAFVIVDEAQSLERNVLLTVLSRIGQNSRVVLTHDVAQRDNLRVGRHDGVASVIETLKGHELFGHITLTRSERSAIAALVTGLLDGDPM